A window of Phragmites australis chromosome 15, lpPhrAust1.1, whole genome shotgun sequence genomic DNA:
CCTCTGTGTATGCGCAACCTAGAGACCATTGACCACTTGCTCTGCAAATGTCCTTACGCTACTCAAGTTCGGTACACGATTGCTGCCTGGTCAAATATGTCGTCCTTTTCATCAATAGCCCCCCCTCTCTTGCTGGTGGTAGCAGTGCATTACAACTACGCCGCAAGCTACATGTCACAATCTAATGAGCCTAGTGCTACTTATTATCTGTAATATATGGAAGAAGCGGAATCGGCAAATCTTTGAGGAAAAACACAACTCTCTAGATGCACTCTGCTCTCTCATCAAGGACGAGTTTAACGTTTGAGGTGCTCCTTGATGCGAGATAGATAGATCCATTTGATTACGGTCTGTATAGTATAGtttatttctttatttcttcattttcttcttcatgtcCTTGTACcttgtctttttttctcattctAAGGAATAAATTCTAAGGAATAAATAAGCAGAGAAAGTTCTCtgctttttgtaaaaaaaaaaacaactgaGCCAAGACCCATTCTATGCTCGAAAATGTGTTTGCTGAAcaggaaaagggaaaagttcaactcaaattttttaaagaaaggATGTTCTTTGAAAAAGATGttaaaatatatgaatttgTGTACCGAATTTCAGATCCAGGTTAAAAACTTGAAGAAAAACTGTATGGCCTTactggaaaaaaaaagtgaaagtGTGAAGCGGGTCAAAGCGCCGCATCACTTTTGTAGCGTGGACGGGGTACTCCATGGGCCCGTCCAAGTCCGAGATGAGGGGCTGTTTGTTTTTTCCTCATAATCCAAGTTAAAATTTGGTTAGAGATCAAATCAGGATAATGTCAAATTTTAATCATTAAAATGACGTTTAGTTTAAGACTAAACTAAAAATTAGTCGGTCAAAAGTTTTAACGGACGATTTAGTCACTCGAGATTTATCCAGAAAcgctaaaaaaaatttaaccgATCAAATTTTTTCGAAGCATCATCAAATTTTAACTTTAAACCAAGATCAAATTTTCAAAGCACAGTTAAAATTTAACTTGACTCTTTTTAGCCGTTAACCAAACAGCCCGTAGAGCACGGCACCAGCCCAGAATAGAAACCCAAATCCGAAACACCAAGACAGCAGGCGAAGCAAGAGTGCTGCCCCGAAGCCGCGACGACCCGACACGGACGCCATCACCTCCACCTCTCGCTCTCCTCCCTTTCCGTCCCGGCTCCTACTGGCTATCCATCCACCGTCCGTCTCCGTCGGCCCCCTGCGATTGCAGCGTCAATCcgatggcggtggtggcggtgggaGGGGgctgcggcgccggcggcgggtgGGGGACGTGGGAGGAGCTGGTGCTGGGCGGCGCCGTCCTCCGCCACGGAGGCGCCGCctgggccgccgtcgccgacgagctCCGGTCCCGCTCCCCGTGCGCCTTCTCGCCCGAGGTCCGCACCCTATCAAACCCTAGCTTGTGTACGCAGCTAGCGTCCGACTAGGATACGGATTAAAATTGGTTCTAGGGTTTCGTGGCCCTACCTTGCATTTACATGATTTTGCAATGTCCGTGGATAAATACTAGCTGCGTGACTTTAGAAATGCTGAATTGCTGATATTAAATGCTTGGGTGATAAGGAGCTCCACAATTGGATAATGGATAGGGTTAACCATGCCATGATTTTGAGTTGAACAAAGGGGAGCCCAGTCACAGGGACAAGCATAAGGCAGTAATGAAGTGCGCCATATTAACTAGAAATCCCATGATGAAGCACATTGTACAGTTTGTGCTCACGTTGATGCTCAGATGTTCTAATAACCAATGAAATGGTGTACACTATTTTTAAGACGCACAAGGGGCGCTCAGATCAACCTAGTAGCATAAAACTTTTTTACAAACAAGATAATTTCAGAGGTAAGGGAGCCTTGAGCCTAACAATGTGTGCCCTTTGGCCTAGTTAGTTTAAAGCTCAAGTTGTTTCTAATTTTCAAATGTGTCAAACCTTGCATTTCATCTGTTTTCTTATCATCTGGAAGTTATGGCAGAATGATTGGATGCTTAATATTATGGTTTCATATCACCCTTATTTTTTTACAATTGTTCATATTTGCAGGAATGTGAAGCAAAGTTTGCAGAGATACAATCTCGCTACTCCGCATGCAAGTAAGTGTCTTATGTTACTTACGATGGTGTAGGAGCTGGGTAAAAACTTCTATGAATTTCCGAACATATAGCAtgtatttcttcatcatgtaGTGCATACAAGTTGACTCTTGACTAGAACCTTTGTTATTGCACCCACAGGTAATAGGTCAAAAGATAGATATGCACAGCATGCTAGAATTTCGGTTTTGCATTTGGTCATATTAAACAATAGTTGCTATTCAGCATGTCCGCACTCGACCGTTAGAAATGCTTGCATTTTCTGTTTGGGGTTGTTCAGGTTTTTAAGTTGGCATTTTGTTTCTTCCAGCAGTGAGCTGATTTAGGCACTGTTGTGCGCTGTGGATATTGCTTGGGGGCAGGGTAGGGGACAAATATGACGGCGAGAGCAAAGAGGAAAGAGATTAAAATATAGACTGCCTAAAGATCACCAATCTAAATAATAAGTTATCTAAAAGAAAATGCAGGACATCTCAATGCATCTCAGATGGATGCAGTTTAACATAGATAACTTATGTTGCGAAGTAGCTTTCTGTTGATATTCTGTTTTTTCCCCTGAAAACTGATCATTCTAATTACTTCAATACAGTGCTTGGTTCGAAGAGCTCCGCAAGCAGAGAGTCGCTGAATTGAAGAGGGAATTGGAGAAGTCGGAAAATTCTATTGGGTTAGTACCAATTTCTTCACCCTTTTCTAAGCACCTTTTCATTTCACTTGAATTATTGATTCGTTTTGTTCTTATGTTACTAACCTATATACATGCCAATGCTATTGTTCGTCATCCAAGCAGGTGAATATATTGTACTTTGCCAGCTTTCTGGATTTTCTCTATGTTTCAGTAACATGCAATCTTCTTTTTACCTTCCAGATCCCTCCAGTCTGTGATTGAAAACCTCAGCAATAGCAAACATGGTGATGGCAGTTCTGAATGCCGCACCAGTCATACTGAATCATGTTTGCACTCTGAAAATACAGCTGATACTAATTCGTCAAGTAAAGAGTTGTCCAGAGACAGATCATCTGCGGCTAGTTTCACAGAGGAAGCAAGCAACTGTCAGAAATCTCAGCAAGTGCAGCGGTGTAATACTGATTCAATTCAAGCGAACAATACATCACCAGTGGAACTGTTTTCAAAGGTCCAAGTTGATAATGTCTCTACCAAAGAAAGTTTGCTTTGGGGCTCTACAAAGCAAAGGGGAGCAAGAGTTAGAAGGATTCTTCAGAAAGGTGATGATAGTTGTAGAGATGGTGAGCCCACAGCATGCATAGAGAGGGATGGTTCCTCTGAAGGCTGCATGAAAAAGGACTTGAAAACTCGAAATGTAGAATCTGGTGTGATGAAGAAGGGTTTGAAAACTCCAAATGTAGAATCTGGTGCGATGAAGAAGAGTTTGAAATCCCCCAATGTAGAATCTGGTGTGATAAAGAAGGGTTTGAAAACTCCAAATGTAGAATCTGGTGTGATGAAGAACGGCTTGAAGACTCCAAAGGTAGAATTTGGTGTGTCTGTGATTGAGAGAGAAAAGCCAAACTTGGCAGAGATTTTGAAAACTATATCCACTCAAGGTGACTGTTTAATTCTGCAACGTCAAGTTGATACCCAGGTATGATGGATCTACTGAATGTAGTCACCTTTGTATCTCCAGTGCTTTAGTAGATGGTCTAAATATTCAGTATATACCCCCATCGTTGATTGATTTAGGGCATATTTTGACTTTGCACAATGACTAAGGAGGTGATGAAATTGAGAAAGCTATGAGAGGAAATGATCTAAATACCTTGTCACAATTGTTTTGAAAAGATGAGATGTGATACTTTATCTGGGTGGTAGTAGTTTTGAAATTTTAGTTAGAACCGTTCCGGTATTTCTTCCAGTTAGGAGAATAGTCAACTCAGATTTTTGTGGGTCTTGGGATGTGTAGGTTATTTCTTATTACCTGGCCGTGGTTGCTGTGACCGAATTGGGTGAACTGTGCATTGCTTGTATATATTTGTGCTACAAAGAATTTTTTGACTTCTGAAATTAATCGTGCAATTGAATCCTTCTCAACATCACTCAAATAGCATGGACACTTTTGCATCTTAATATATCTTATCACCTTTTCAACTACAGAGGAAAAGAGCTAGATATAAGAAGATGATTCGCCGGCATATGGACTTCCGAATCCTTCACTCTAAGATCAAGAGTGGTGCGATCTCTTCTACCAAGGAGCTCCTAAGAGATATGCTCCTTTTCGTAAATAATGTCATTGCCTTCTACCCAAAGGCTACACTGGAGCACATGGCCGCAGTTGAACTTCGTGACCTTGCATGCAAAACAGTGAAGCAGAGTGCAAGCTTGGTCTCCAAAAGCCGCGGAGCAACAGGAACAGCTAGTGTTGCCCCTGTAGTGAAGAAGAATGCTCGAGCCCTGCAGCCTGGAAGCCATGGCCCTGGTGATGCAAAGGGAAGCAAGGTTTCTTCAAGGGACGCTACTGCCAGGCAGGGTGAGGGCAAGGACTCTCGCAGCAATGCATCACTGACAGCTAATGTAAAAACTGTCCGGAGAAGTGAACCGGTCAAGAAGAGAGGTGTCGGACGGCCTCCAAAGATGAGTGCTGGGGCACAGGAAGATGGTCCCAACAAAGGCAGGAAGAGGATCCGGCGGTGACCCTGGCACCGGCTCAATGCCTTGAACAGGTGAAACCGTGTACAGCTTAACCATATCATTGGCTAGTCCCCTTCAGTGTTGTGTACCTGGCAAAGAAGCTATGGCTCAGTAATCAGAATGATGTCTCAGGAAGGGGTAGCTGTTTTTCGTGTTGTTCTGTAAGGACTAAGGACAGTTAGAGAGGAACTCTCATTCTCCTGCAGAGATTGTCCAAGTTAGGCTATACATGTCTGACTGTGTTTTATGTTTATAGTTCCTGATCAAGTATATCAACGTGCAGGATTGCACCGAGAGGTCTGGCTGGTACGTGTGTGGCAATGTAATTTATCTCAGCAATTGTTGCTGCTTATTATCCgcgagagaagagaagagggtCAACAGTGCTGGGCCGGGACGCCGGCGCTTCACTCTCTCGGCTTGGGTTTGGCATCCATCCGCTCGTGGGCCCTGGCCATGCGACTCGCACGCGCGGCGCGGGCTCTGTTCACGCGGGGAACGAACCAACAAACCGAGCGGAAAACCCGGTCCTGGGCACGGCCGAAACGGCGCCCGAGAGGAAGAGCGTGTGGGGCGCGCGCGGGTGGAATCTGGGCGGGCGAGAGCGCCACCCGTCTCCCCTCCTCTGACCCGGGCGTCGCTGTCGCGCTGTTCCTCTCAGCTCTCGCGTCCTCTTTCccggccgcctccgccgcgcccGTCCCAACTGTCCCAATCCCTCCTCCGGCTCTAGCCGCTCCACAACGTCCCGTTCTCCACCTCCACGAATAGCAGCAGCGCCGGTGCCCTCGCAGCCAAGGCGGCCGCGCGGAGCGGCGTGAGCGTGACGAGacgcctcctccaccaccgctcGTCGCGCGCTCAGCTCCGAACCTCCGGCTCGTCCTGCCCCGCCGCGGCCTTGTCTCCGGTTCTTCCCGCCCCTCGCGGTAATTCTATTTCCTTCTTCTTAACCTGTGTGCTGATCGTGCTATCGTAGATTGGTTATCCTCTACATGCGATTGGGAAACGATCTCTGAGCGCTGCAAGCGGAGGGCTGCTACTGCGCTAGCCGAAACGTTAGCGTAACTTGGCCGCCGCCGATTTGTCAGCGTTCGCGCCCCGGCGTTTACGCGGGCATCACGCATCTCGTGCTGTGAATTTGCTTCCGGGGACGTTACTGCGCTGCAAACAAAGCGAAACGCATCGCGTATCACGCGTGCCGCGTACACTCTATGTTCACCTGCCGATTcgagatccccccccccccccaaccacCTTTTTCCCTATTCTTTCCTTTCCATTTTAGCAATTTTTTAACCCTAaacctttttctctctcttttgttcGCGTCGTGTCCGAACTTTAGTAACGCTCCAAGTACTAACATTTCTTCAGGGGACCACCCAGGAATGGAACATGTGATGTGTGGCAATCTTTTCATTATAAAAACCACGACCATTTGCTATTTTTGAGAACTTTGCTTCTTGACGCCACAAGACGACAATCCATCCGTTTCCAGATGtacagaaaaaaaatagtttactGCCTTGTGGGATAAGGTGAGTTTGCGTGTGTTCTTTTGATGATTCATTACTTATAGTGGCATCCACATTTTCTGAGCGTTCACAGAGGCTGGCTCAGCCGGAGATGATACTATATTACTACCTACTTGAATCCACAGAATGGTAAGGGGAGCGATTGCTGGCCTAAGATGAAACTGCGGTTGCATCTACTGATCCTGTGCGTGATCATCATATTTCTGGTGTACAACATGGCAAATTATCAACATAGGCAGACAAAGGTAACACTCAATGTCCCTGGTTTATTCAAAACAGAGTTCCCGGAACAAAATTTTACCTGAAGATGAATCTGATCTTATTATGCGATTTTTACAGTTGGAAGTAAGATCTCGACCATTTGATACAGTGACGGTATGCATACACATTACCTCCATCAAAAGTCAGaaaattttatgtttttttttcctgttaaTCTAGAAGCAGATTTTCCTTTGTTGCTAAGACATGGATTGTGTTTCCAATGTAAAACATTAGGTGTCCGACAGAGCTGCTGTTAAGGTGTCTGATAAGGCTGTTGCTAGGGTTAGTTATTTGCCCCATGGTATAGTGGAGCCATACTCGGACATGGAGTTGAAGCCATTGTGGCTGTCAAGAAGTGCGCAGTCACAGGTCAGTTGAGTACAACTCATTCTTATCTGAAGTTATTTGATTCCAATACATGATTTCTGTTGGTTTCAGTTGTCAAGCTCAACGACCTTTAGCTATTCCACCTTCCTAAGTACGAAATCTTATTTTGTTCTTTAATGTCTGTGAGTGTTATGTCCCAGCAGGAGTCTAACCAGAATGATCGGTGTTTGATTGCCATTGCTGCTGGTATAAATCAGAGAAAAAGTGTGGATGCTATTATGAAGAAGGTACTTCATTTACTATCTCTGCAAGCACTAATTTGCACATAAAATCATCATGTAACTCTTGAGTGTCCAGTTTCTTCCAGAAAATTTTACAGCTATATTGTTCCACTATGATGGGAATGTCAATGGATGGAATGATCTGCCATGGAGCAAAAGTGTGATACACATAGCTGCTTCTAAGCAGACAAAATGGTATGGTGTTTCTTCCTTTGCACTGAAATTAGACATGCCTTCAGTTTCTCTCTCTGGCCTGCAATTCTGATTTGGTATCATTTAGCTTCAAGATAAGATGACAAGGCATCtattttttaggtggtttgcaAAGAGGTTCCTCCATCCCGCTGTTGTCTCCATGTATCAATATATCTTCCTTTGGGATGAAGATCTGGAAGTAGATAATTTTAACCCAAGAAGGTATCATGTTGCATGACAGCACCTGATGTTGTTAAACCTTCCATTGCCTAgcgttaaaaaaacaaataaaccaagTAAAGATGTACATTAGCATGGAATTTAATCAGAGTCAAATTGTCAAACTTTTTAATCATGGTCCAGCCAGCTACTAGTATAAACCGACAGTTTTCTGGATGTTTTTGCTGCCAGGCATGTGCTAGGCagcaaattttatttgtttcctTTAAAGTAATGCAACTTATAACTACTTATTCCATCTAGGAGAAATCTGTGAAGAAATAGCATCTTATGCTAATATTCTCCCCCAAAACATTTGTTAGATCTGTTCATTCTCTGCGCCACTTTGTCTAATGCATTAATTCCTCTCAGATACTTAAATATAGTTAAATCAGAAGGGCTGGAGATATCACAACCAGGTCTCGACTCTAAACTGTCTGAAATTCATCACCGAATAACTGTTCGTAGAAAAACTGGGAGTTTTCACAGGTAATTTCCATTTAATACAACTTTTATTTTGGAAATTTGTAGTTACAGCATACTAAATCAAACAACATGTGTATTTTGATAGAAGAGTTAGTCGGGCTAACAAGGAATGTTCAAGAGAAGGACCGCCTTGTTCTGGgtacattttctttcttttacccTTTGTTGTGCTATTACAGCTACTTTTGCTGAATAACTCTTTGCATTGTTACTACTTGATCTTGGGTACACTAGTATTGCCTTACTTCTTAGTAACCACAGTACACTTGCAACAAATATGATTGGGAGCTGTGCATGACATAATAATTATTTGATCTATAGATGGGTTGAGGGCATGTCACCGGTTTTCTCAAAATCTGCTTGGAAATGTGTGTGGCATCTTATCCAGGTAAACTTTTTATCATTGTTCCATGTTCGCGCATTTGGATTTACCATTGTATACCAGGCAATATGGCTGTTTTCCATTGAGTGGTCCATAATTTGTGTGCATGGGTTGTACAAAATGGAGTAGCCTTGGATGTCCATGTCTATGGTTAGTCTCACTTTGGTGTTTGTAGTCACAAATTGCTGGGAACATGAATAGCTGTAATTAGCCATGTTGAGAAAAGCAGGAACGGAAACCCAAACAGGCAAAGTTAGTGCCTCACCTTATTAGCGCTAAGTCGGTTGACATCTTCATATTATGTTTCTTTCTAAATTGCTATGGAGTACAGAAGCAGTAAATATATACACAAGATAGAATAACCCTAGCTAAATATTTGTCTTATTGGCTCCaacatatttttgaatttttaatattcaCAACTAAGGTTAGTTTGGATGCTATATAGTTATCTATGCTACCTATGTGTACTCTGATCCTGTAAGCTTCATAATTGTTTATGAACTCACTACAATGCCTTCACATACTCCACGCATTGTCAGTGCTGCATTTGTCAGGAACACGTAT
This region includes:
- the LOC133893165 gene encoding uncharacterized protein LOC133893165 isoform X2, which translates into the protein MKLRLHLLILCVIIIFLVYNMANYQHRQTKLEVRSRPFDTVTVSDRAAVKVSDKAVARVSYLPHGIVEPYSDMELKPLWLSRSAQSQESNQNDRCLIAIAAGINQRKSVDAIMKKFLPENFTAILFHYDGNVNGWNDLPWSKSVIHIAASKQTKWWFAKRFLHPAVVSMYQYIFLWDEDLEVDNFNPRRYLNIVKSEGLEISQPGLDSKLSEIHHRITVRRKTGSFHRWVEGMSPVFSKSAWKCVWHLIQNDLIHGWGIDYKFGYCAQGDRTKNIGVVDSEFIVHRGVQTLGGSAITKDDTHGKNTHTLRQKTAQVQKTRVTAAGLDMRTKVRRTSRLELHDFQRRWDRAAREDRTWVDPFARSRRKRRNRIQL
- the LOC133893165 gene encoding uncharacterized protein LOC133893165 isoform X1; its protein translation is MKLRLHLLILCVIIIFLVYNMANYQHRQTKLEVRSRPFDTVTVSDRAAVKVSDKAVARVSYLPHGIVEPYSDMELKPLWLSRSAQSQESNQNDRCLIAIAAGINQRKSVDAIMKKFLPENFTAILFHYDGNVNGWNDLPWSKSVIHIAASKQTKWWFAKRFLHPAVVSMYQYIFLWDEDLEVDNFNPRRYLNIVKSEGLEISQPGLDSKLSEIHHRITVRRKTGSFHRRVSRANKECSREGPPCSGWVEGMSPVFSKSAWKCVWHLIQNDLIHGWGIDYKFGYCAQGDRTKNIGVVDSEFIVHRGVQTLGGSAITKDDTHGKNTHTLRQKTAQVQKTRVTAAGLDMRTKVRRTSRLELHDFQRRWDRAAREDRTWVDPFARSRRKRRNRIQL